A genomic window from Arvicola amphibius chromosome 5, mArvAmp1.2, whole genome shotgun sequence includes:
- the LOC119814762 gene encoding olfactory receptor 4K3-like, whose translation MEEANHSVVSEFIFQGLCTSRDLQIFLLLPFSTLYLMTVVGNLFVVILIITDHHLHSPMYFLLANLSFTDFCLSSVTTPKMIADLVKENKTISFGGCMSQILFVHFFVGEEMVLLVTMAYDRYVAICRPLHYTSIMDSQKCIWLVLISWIIGFVHGISQLILILELPFCGPRVIDSFFCDIPLVMKLVCMNTDTMGIVMNAESGVVATACFILLLISYTYLLLTVQLNSKDGSSKGSSKALSTCTSHIIVVLLFFGPVIFIYLWPVNITWLDKFLAVFYSVITPLLNPAIYTLRNRDIKNAIKKLISHM comes from the coding sequence ATGGAAGAAGCAAACCACTCTGTGGTGTCTGAGTTTATTTTTCAGGGACTTTGTACCTCAAGGGACCTACAGATCTTCCTCCTGCTGCCATTTTCCACCCTCTACCTGATGACTGTGGTAGGCAACCTCTTTGTGGTGATTTTAATAATCACTGATCATCATCTTCATTCTCCCATGTACTTCCTGTTAGCCAATCTCTCGTTTACTGACTTCTGCCTGTCCTCAGTTACTACACCCAAAATGATTGCAGAccttgtaaaagaaaataaaaccatttccttTGGGGGCTGCATGAGCCAGATCCTCTTTGTGCATTTCTTTGTTGGGGAAGAGATGGTGCTTCTTGTAacaatggcctatgaccgctatgtggccatctgtagGCCACTACACTACACCAGCATCATGGACAGTCAGAAGTGCATCTGGCTCGTTTTGATATCATGGATCATTGGATTTGTGCATGGCATTAGTCAACTGATTCTGATTTTGGAGCTACCTTTCTGTGGACCTAGAGTGATAGACAGCTTTTTCTGTGATATTCCTTTAGTGATGAAATTAGTCTGCATGAACACTGATACTATGGGAATCGTGATGAATGCTGAGAGTGGTGTTGTAGCAACAGCTTGTTTTATTCTCTTGCTGATATCTTACACTTACCTTCTGTTAACTGTTCAGCTTAACTCTAAAGATGGTTCATCAAAAGGCTCATCAAAGGCACTCTCTACCTGTACCTCCCATATCATAGTAGTTTTGCTATTCTTTGGTCCTGTCATTTTCATCTACCTGTGGCCAGTCAACATCACATGGTTGGATAAGTTTCTTGCTGTATTTTACTCAGTCATCACACCTCTCCTGAATCCAGCTATTTATACACTGAGAAATAGAGATATTAAGAATGCTATAAAGAAGCTGATAAGTCACATGTAa
- the LOC119814763 gene encoding olfactory receptor 4K5-like, which yields MEEANYSVVTEFIFQGLCTSREIQSLFLLPFSTLYLMIVVGNLFVVILIIIDHHLHSPMYYLLANLSFIDFCLSSVTTPKLITDLTKENKTISFWGCMSQILCGHFFAGGEMVLLVTMAYDRYVAICRPLHYTSIMDRQKCIWLVLISWIIGVVHAISQLLLILELPFCGPRVIDSFFCDIPLVMKLACMNTDTLRIMINIDSGVLAMACFIFLLISYTYILLTVQLHYKDGSSKAFSTCTSHIIVVLLFFGPIIFIYLWPVSITWVDKFLAVFYSVITPLLNPAIYTLRNRDIKNAIKKMMNHR from the coding sequence ATGGAAGAAGCAAACTACTCTGTGGTGACTGAGTTTATTTTTCAGGGACTTTGTACCTCAAGAGAAATACAGAGTTTGTTCCTGTTGCCATTTTCCACCCTCTACCTGATGATTGTGGTAGGCAACCTCTTTGTGGTGATTTTAATCATCATTGATCACCATCTCCATTCTCCTATGTACTATTTGTTGGCCAATCTCTCATTTATTGACTTCTGCCTTTCATCAGTTACTACCCCCAAACTGATCACAGACctcacaaaggaaaataaaaccatttccttTTGGGGCTGCATGAGCCAGATCCTCTGTGGACATTTCTTTGCAGGGGGTGAGATGGTTCTTCTTGTAacaatggcctatgaccgctatgtggccatctgtagGCCACTCCACTACACCAGCATCATGGACAGACAGAAGTGCATCTGGCTTGTTTTGATATCATGGATCATTGGAGTCGTGCACGCCATTAGTCAGCTGCTCTTGATTTTGGAGCTACCTTTCTGTGGGCCAAGAGTGATAGACAGCTTTTTCTGTGATATTCCTTTGGTGATGAAATTAGCCTGCATGAACACTGATACTCTGAGAATCATGATAAATATTGACAGTGGTGTTTTAGCAAtggcttgtttcattttcttgctgATATCTTACACTTACATTCTACTAACTGTACAGCTTCACTATAAAGATGGTTCATCAAAGGCATTCTCTACCTGTACCTCCCATATCATAGTAGTTTTGCTATTCTTTGGTCCTATCATTTTCATCTATCTGTGGCCTGTCAGCATCACTTGGGTGGACAAGTTTCTTGCTGTATTTTACTCAGTCATCACACCTCTCCTGAATCCAGCCATCTATACACTGAGAAATAGAGACATTAAGAATGCCATAAAGAAGATGATGAATCACAGGTGA